In Stieleria varia, one genomic interval encodes:
- a CDS encoding RNA polymerase sigma factor: MTQFPETRESLIVQVKNPEDRAAWEQFVSIYRPVIFRTAVARGLQDADAQDLAQQVLLAVASAIGDWEKRDGATRFRHWLARVTRNAIVNALSRGPKDPAAGGSSVQQLLAQFQQTDPETESLIDWEYRRQLYQQAAKIVRSDVQPDTWRAFELTVIDGQSNRAAADQLGKSLGTIYTARCRIMQRLRDVIAELEASEA; encoded by the coding sequence ATGACACAGTTCCCAGAAACACGCGAAAGCCTGATTGTTCAGGTCAAGAACCCGGAAGACCGGGCGGCGTGGGAGCAGTTTGTCTCGATTTATCGACCGGTGATCTTTCGCACCGCCGTCGCTCGCGGGTTACAGGACGCTGATGCTCAGGATCTTGCACAGCAGGTCCTGTTGGCGGTGGCTTCGGCAATTGGTGATTGGGAGAAGCGGGACGGGGCCACGCGATTTCGTCATTGGCTGGCCAGAGTCACTCGCAATGCGATCGTCAATGCGTTGTCTCGTGGCCCAAAAGACCCGGCAGCGGGTGGGTCGTCGGTTCAGCAATTGTTGGCTCAGTTTCAGCAGACTGATCCGGAGACGGAATCGCTGATCGATTGGGAATATCGTCGCCAGCTTTACCAGCAAGCCGCGAAGATCGTTCGCAGTGATGTCCAGCCCGACACTTGGCGTGCGTTCGAGCTGACCGTCATCGACGGGCAAAGCAATCGGGCGGCGGCAGATCAACTCGGAAAATCTCTTGGAACCATCTACACGGCTCGCTGCCGAATCATGCAGCGACTGCGTGACGTGATTGCCGAACTGGAGGCATCAGAAGCATGA
- a CDS encoding cysteine desulfurase family protein produces MPRCTREMIYLDHHATTPCDQRVVDAMLPWLTQSFGNPHSTSHSAGRVAADVVARSAACVARHLGCPAESILWTSGATESNNLAIRGICGHPRQKRRHLITCFTEHHAVLDVVAEIEQNGWRVTRVPAYPQDHELAGCVDLDALAGAIDEDTALVSVMWANNEIGTISPMQQIAHLCHQAGALLHSDATQAVGRLPVDMKSVDVDLLSASAHKFYGPKGIGILVVGNGNRRVRLRPQIVGGGQQRNLRSGTLAPASIVALTTALEIAVSEMSESDARIRQLRKVFCGKLLECIEGLVLNGISLESPQRLAGNLNVRLPDVEGESWMAAAPDVCFSSGSACSSVDANPSHVLTGIGLTESEARRSVRFGIGKFTTDEEITQAVRLLCDAYRRIKPA; encoded by the coding sequence TTGCCGCGTTGTACTCGTGAAATGATCTATCTGGACCACCATGCCACGACGCCTTGCGATCAACGGGTCGTTGACGCGATGCTGCCTTGGTTGACGCAGTCGTTCGGGAACCCACACAGCACGTCGCATTCGGCGGGGCGTGTTGCGGCGGACGTGGTCGCGCGTTCGGCAGCATGTGTGGCGAGGCATCTTGGGTGCCCGGCTGAATCCATCCTGTGGACCAGTGGTGCGACTGAGAGCAACAACCTGGCGATCCGTGGAATCTGTGGTCACCCGCGGCAAAAACGTCGTCACCTGATCACCTGCTTCACAGAACATCACGCCGTACTGGATGTGGTTGCCGAGATCGAGCAAAACGGATGGCGTGTCACACGCGTACCAGCCTATCCACAGGATCACGAGCTGGCCGGATGTGTGGACCTGGATGCGTTGGCTGGAGCAATCGATGAGGACACGGCGCTGGTTTCGGTGATGTGGGCCAATAATGAGATCGGAACGATCAGCCCGATGCAACAGATCGCTCATTTGTGTCATCAAGCAGGTGCCCTGTTGCACAGCGATGCCACGCAAGCCGTTGGTCGTTTGCCCGTGGACATGAAGTCCGTCGATGTCGATTTGCTCAGCGCTTCGGCGCACAAGTTCTATGGGCCAAAGGGAATTGGAATTCTCGTCGTGGGAAACGGGAATCGGCGTGTCCGTTTGCGTCCGCAGATCGTGGGTGGTGGTCAGCAACGCAATCTGCGTAGCGGAACGCTTGCTCCGGCATCCATCGTCGCGTTGACAACTGCTTTGGAAATTGCTGTGTCGGAGATGAGCGAGTCCGACGCTCGAATCAGACAGCTTCGCAAAGTTTTTTGTGGCAAGTTGTTGGAGTGTATTGAAGGGCTTGTACTCAACGGCATCTCACTGGAATCCCCGCAGCGTTTGGCTGGGAACTTGAATGTGCGATTACCGGATGTGGAAGGCGAGTCGTGGATGGCTGCGGCGCCCGATGTGTGTTTCAGCAGCGGCTCGGCGTGCAGCAGTGTGGATGCGAACCCAAGCCACGTGTTGACGGGGATCGGATTGACGGAATCCGAGGCACGCAGAAGCGTTCGATTCGGGATCGGAAAGTTCACCACCGACGAGGAGATCACACAAGCCGTTCGCTTACTCTGCGATGCCTACCGCCGCATCAAACCGGCTTGA
- a CDS encoding NUDIX domain-containing protein, which yields MSKDEEHVLVVPESVVNEIGYFEGFEADTAKYLGPILKSDQLSFQPRSKMETDPTFKQLIPYVLLEWTDEQGRLNLFAYTRGGGSGEKRLHAKRSVGIGGHISAEDAEGEGDTYETGMQRELAEEIQLDAEYTHTVEGLIYDPSNDVGKVHLGVVHRFVLTAPHVASNEADLAEGGFVAVDELKSQSESLETWSQLAVAALYS from the coding sequence GTGAGTAAAGACGAAGAACACGTGTTGGTCGTGCCAGAATCGGTGGTGAACGAGATCGGGTATTTCGAAGGATTCGAGGCCGATACGGCTAAGTATCTCGGCCCGATACTGAAATCTGACCAATTGTCGTTCCAGCCACGCAGCAAGATGGAAACGGACCCGACCTTCAAGCAGTTGATTCCCTACGTGTTGTTGGAGTGGACCGATGAGCAAGGAAGATTGAATCTCTTTGCGTACACACGTGGTGGCGGTTCAGGTGAGAAGCGGTTGCACGCGAAGCGAAGTGTCGGGATTGGCGGGCACATCAGCGCCGAAGACGCCGAAGGAGAAGGCGACACGTACGAAACCGGAATGCAACGCGAACTGGCCGAAGAAATCCAGTTGGATGCGGAGTACACCCACACGGTCGAAGGATTGATCTACGATCCGTCCAACGATGTCGGCAAAGTTCACTTGGGTGTGGTGCATCGATTCGTCTTGACGGCTCCGCACGTGGCCAGCAACGAAGCCGATTTGGCCGAAGGTGGCTTCGTCGCCGTCGATGAACTGAAATCCCAGTCGGAGAGTTTGGAGACATGGAGCCAACTGGCCGTTGCCGCGTTGTACTCGTGA